The Alosa alosa isolate M-15738 ecotype Scorff River chromosome 17, AALO_Geno_1.1, whole genome shotgun sequence genomic sequence GCTGTCACCTTTGTGTCTGGACTGTATGCAGGCTCTATGAGCGATCGCGAGATCTTCAAGCAGTCCGGGATTGTAAAGCTGCTGAAACCAGGTATGGCGATCATGGTGGACAAAGGATTTGTTGTGGACAACCTTGCTCCTTGCAAGGTGTACCGGCCTGCCTTTCTCAGCAAAAAACAGCAAATGAGTCGGGAGGATGTCAGACAAACACAGTCAATTGCACGTCTGAGAGTGCATGTGGAGAGGTGCataaggagagtgaaagagaacaAACTGTTCGACAAGGAGATACCACTGTCTATATGTGGGAACATTGATGAACTGTTCAGTGTGGCCTGCTTCCTGGTCAATTACCAGAATGGGCCGTTAGTGAAGGCATGGGCAACTCAGCAATGAATTAAAGACCTATCTTGCTTCTAAAAAAAGTCTTTGTGTCATTGTCATCGTTACATTGGCTTTGGGTTTTtactgaaatgaaaatgaaaataccCAGAGATCAATGATatgttaacatgttttccgctaaaatggggcgtgatgcagaatgtatctttatgatgatgcgccgttagtaggctacgtaaaggcatgctgcacacacttggttgggcctacgagccggccaaagagtcgtagcctaggctgacgcattagttgtgtgccgccaaagatttttccaccgtcacttgttctgttatcaacattcctctttggctgctactatttgcgatgcactctgctttcgacattgatttacattagattccattcttttccatACAAttccgcacaccagcatcgcactttgccgccgtgtaaatcacgattcagttacaGTATATTATTTGGTCGACTCCATAAAATctattgttcatccagtgtttgcctgttaaaaacttctgcattgatgtgtgtgacaagtgacagtgcactatagactgtaggcctataaaattgcaatgcactcatgttgaaaagttccttattttcaactgaactattgtctgttatgccctttataatgtgtgtaggcctacattttgtgcatgcacttctgcagtagcatttatttcagtttatatcagctatatttctgaagaatatattgtgttgcctcaggtctgctgcacatcttttgaaatttgatttgaaataatcaaaatagacctacgtcttaaagttcagttaaaacttgctttgctttcatttcaaTCCCAGTCAAGATACACAActattgctttattgttaatatggactcctggaaagttcagaaatgcaaaataatagaattttaatcatatgataaaatatgtgattaatcgtgattaactataggaattcagcgattaatcgtgattaaaaattgtaatcgtttgacagcactagttataatgttacattataaaaataataatataatattattatattgttatcACTATTACCTTGTTGTTATAGCATACGGTACATATGGTTTTGGAGAGCTTTAAGTGAGGAtgtatattattaaaattatatgAGGCCCAATCTTGCCATACAAGGGTGCGTTACTCTGATGTTCTGTCAACACTACCACAACTAAATAAGAGTCAGGTGGTGAAATTTGGCATACGTtagaccggcacatccgggaacttgactcgtgacaaacgttcccgcccctttcggggggaaaacaaacaacccctctcattaactccaacgcaaattatggtcaataaacgtaattcgtacagaaatcgcaggagtaaataataacaaaaaataccacaaatcaatatgaccactcaatacataaccactttgccggtcgttgaccgtgaaagatacctacaaaagcttaattcaattaatataaaaacatgtcccTTCAGTCTCCCGAGTAGGCTACGAagtggtgcaacaaccccactcagtgaccagaagtgtcatacggtcttctcttcttatggcttgtagccataattttcttctgtcaggatttttttttttgaggacatggtaggcaaaaaagaaactcagggagggttcttagctgtgtggttggtacatgtctaccggttcactctggcttgttctgagggaatgttttcccctcaaaaggggcatggcgcaaacaacctgctctgtgtgacgcgggTCCGGTTGTAAGTATAGCATGCTACATGTCATGGGTACACCTTGTTCCCGCTTTAGGGACAGAACACCAACACCCCTGTAAGCGCTGATTAGACAACACAtgactatgcaaaaaaaaaaacactgggaaGAACATGTTCTGTATATGCACAAGTAAACTTGGCAGATTGCATTTGATGTCAACGACAACACAAATGGACAACTTTATATGTAGGCTTGCAAACAAGCAACACATGCAATTCAGCGGAAAATCACAATACAACTAAACGCTATTGTTTAGGTTAAACAGGGAGTAAAGAGGAAAGCTCACCAAAGTCAGCGTCCAGGCGTTCCTGCCTTTCTCTCCACGTAGGTAGCGTGACTGTTGTTATTCCACTTACAAAAGCAGTTTGAACTGGTGTTTTTGTTCACACAAAATTGACATTAGAATACTGTTTTAGACCAGAGTGAAACAATACTCTCCCCGGCGCCAGCAGCAGTGGTCCATCGGTGCGCACAATGGCTTGTAGCCTATAGGATGTGCGTAGTCTGCGTACCTTATGTAAACGCTATTCTCAGCTTGATCTACGTTGACATAGCATATGCAACCAAACGTACTTGCGTAACTCACAACATTGGGCCTTGACCAATCGAATCGCTCGGGCCGAATACGTAGGGGAAAgagcatattttttttatacgagAAGCGTACTTTTTTGGCATTGATGGAGGAATGGAATGAACAATTTTAACAACAACTGTTAGGTTGTAATAGGCCTAGTAAGAATTGGGATAATAGGTATGCAAAGTAATATGTAAGTGATAAGTAAGACGAGATACAACAGTAACGTGTCATTAAGTATTCTTCTCATCATATATCAAATCTATGATCAAATCACGTACATGATAATCACAGAATTATTCGTTCTCGCCACCTACTGGCGAATGTATAGAACACAACAAACATGAACATTTTGCAATGTCCTTTTCAATAAACAATTGCATTGCAACAATGCATgcaatgtataaacatattattaCATAGTCTAGGAATATACAAAAATAACTATGTATGAATCtatacattttacattcattaTCAGTTGTCTTGGATTTGGAGAGAAGGCTGTACCAAATCATCATCCCAGGATTGTGCCATTCTTCACTGACCTGACCTGTAAtgtactatctctctctctctctgtcctcaggAGTGCTACAGTAGTCAGCCAGTCATATATGAGGCTGCCATTTcagcatacagtatatcataACATGTGTCCCCTCTTGAATCttatgttatttcttgtttttatctgtcatctctctgtgtgtctgtttcgtcttttatatattgtgtgtcttgtaaagcactttgtgaCTCCTGTAAAAAAAAttctataaatatattttacttACATACTTAATTTACAAGGTGAAGATCGTTTAACATTGTGTGCCCTTCAAGCAGAAAGTGTGTGTActctaaaataaaatgtaatgtctTGTAATGTCatgtcagtggttctcaaactgtggtacgcGGACTCAGTCTAGTGGTACCCCTGGGAAtcctgagattttttttttataaagatGAAATAATCACATCACAAATTAtagcaaaatatatataataaataaatcctTCTTCCTACGCTATACTGTATTTCAATGTTGGTCATATTTGGAGAGCCCTGTTCTCTGATCATTgtaaaaagtttgagaaccactgccataTGTTAGACTTATGAAGATGGCCACCTTGTTTGATTTGGGTGATTTGAGTATAGTACCATATTTTTACTTTAGGTCTTCTATAAAgtatacattttcattttgcTACTAATTTCACATTATGTACATTTTCCTCTCAGGACCACTGAAGTAGTCTACCAATCTTTCTGCTGCCATGAGATGTGAGGTATGTAAACTTTCAGGTACAGTCTTGGTAAGAAAATCAGTAGCCATGAAACTGACTTTGTTTACCCATGCAGTGCAGTATTAGATTAACATGCATAATAGTTTACTGGGTAAAGCATTATCATTTTATTTAGTCTTTTGTAATATATTGCATTAtaacagagagggaggatggcGTTATTTTTAGTGCCTATCAGTCTTTGCCTCCCTGCAGCCTTACTGACAGACACAGCTGTCTCTCACCACCATCTTCCAATCAGAGCCTTGATTTAAATAAGATTACCACCTGTAAGCCACAAAACAACAAGGCCTGAATTTTGTCACTTCCTCTAGAAAATGAAATTCCCATGGTCATGGAGTGCTATATATGTAATGACCCCAGACACATGCATTCCTCTATCAGGGTCTTCAGAGCATTGTCCATTTGGCTGTCCCCACTTGAGATAATGGTGTGTCATCACCTCATTAAACCTCTTTAGGCTTTGCCATAACATCACCGACTTGGTCTAGTGTAGGGTTTTGGGTATGTGAACTCGTGCCCATGTAATACATCTGGCTTTGTCTGCAATATTTCCACTATCTTCATATTCATGGCAGAGAATACTCACATCTTATAATAACTGAATGTAGAATCCATACTAAAGTATAGTCAGCAAATTATCTCATAAGAGAGAGAATATATCATGCAATCATAAGTCATAATATACCTAGATGTTTGCAATGTGATTTTAAGTCATGATGTCCTACTGGGTATAACAGTTATTCCCAATAAACTGGGACTAAAGTACACCAGGGAATGATGCCATTGAAACCCTTCAAAAcacctgtctgtgtatgtcagtTATTCCTTGGACATTAAACATTGTGGCATTTTCTTACGAGCAACATGCATTAAAATATTTATAGCTCCTTTCATTGGTCTTCTAGTGTGGCTGTCTGTCTGGAAATCCAAACAGTGTCAATGTAAACAAAACGGACAAGGTCACAATGTTCAAGACAAATATTTTAACTGCATTCTTAAGAGCCAATGATGTAAATGAAAAACAGTGGGTAACTGGATGACTTCACTTcctccacaaacacagacaatatTAACTATCCATAGATAGAACAACTATTTCAAGGCCAATTAAATTGTATTGTATGGAACACAGCTGCTTCAGCATATCACTCAACCCCCAAGTGAAGAATTGCCCGATTTTCTAGATAGGgcaacaaagaaaatgtagtGTTCAAATGTTCTTACAACATTTCATACAACAAGCATAATAATAGTCTTTAGCACTTCCTTCAGAAAAGTTTAGAATGTACACTTTTATTGGCACATTGAAAGCAACaccaaaagtagcctacacaggAACTGTAATACTCCAGCCCATTGTAAAGATGAATGTGAATATGAAACAAAGCAGAATGTTTGCCCCGTCATCTCCACTGTCAGGAGGTTGGGGAGAGCACAAGTGTGAGTGCATCTGTCTCCGCGTCTAAAATAGTCTCCCCTCTTGCTCTGACAAAGGAATGAGAGCTGAGGGGGGTAGGAAGGGCCAGTGGTCCTGGGAGAGAACGGGGCAAGTCTCGAGCAAAGGAGAAAATAGATATGCCTCCATCTGTTTGAGCACCATCCCCCTAACTCTAACCCCCCCAGTTCAAACACTGCAGCTCAAAGTTGGGTCTGTTTGAGGTCACATGGGTGGCGGCACCCTATAAAGTCTTGTGGCTGCGGGGCTGTTGgactctccccctctttttagACGAAGCTGCTGGGTTTGAGGGCTGACTGGAAGCAGCACAGCTTTTTGTCCTTGTTTCAGAGTTCAGATTCAGATCATGTCTGACactgaggaaattgtggaggagtatgaagaagagatggaggctgaggaggaagtgaaggaggaggaagagcaggaggaggctGAAGAACAGGAGCAGGTAGAGGAGGAACCAGAAGAGGAGCCTGAGAAagaacaggaggaagaggaagagggagagcagaATGAAGAGGAGGATTCCAAGCCCAAGGCTAAGATGTACGTCCCTAACATCGCACCACCCAAGCTGCCCGACGGCGAGAAAGTGGACTTTGATGACCTCCACCGCAAGCGCATGGAGAAGGACTTCAACGAGCTGCAGAGCCTGATCGAGCTGCACTTCAACACCCGGCAGAAGGAGGAGGACGACCTGGTGTCCCTCCGCAGCCGCATTGAGCGCCGCCGTGCCGACCGCGCCGAGCAGCTGCGCGAGCGCGCCGAACGTGAGCGTGAGCGGCAGGCGCGCCTCGCCGAGGAGCGCGCCCGACGAGAGGAGGAGGCTGCCAAGCTCCGTGCCGACGAGGAggccaagaagaagaagatcaTTTCCAACAAGGGCTTCGGCAGCTACCTGCAGAGGGTGGAACAGAAGAGGGGCAAGAAGATGACCGAGCGCGAGAAGAAGACCAAAGTGCTGACGGAGCGCCGGAAGCCGCTCAACATCGACCACCTGAACCAGGACAAGCTGGCCGAGAAGGCCCGCGACCTGTGGGAGTGGCTGAATCAGCTGCACTCCGAGAAGTTCGACCTGACCGAGCAGCACAAGAAGCAGAAGTACGAGGTCAGCGTGCTGCGCAACCgggtcagtgaccaccagagGGGCCCCAAGGCAGCCAAGACCACCAGGGCCGCCAAGGGCAAGACAGGCTCATGGAAGTGAATGCCTCCTTTGGGTGGCTTTTGTGTTGGGGAGTAGCTTAAAGGTTTGTCATTGTTGCATGTTTTGGCTCATTTCCATTGGACTCATGACTAGTTTCATTTGTAAGCCTAACAAGTCATTATGGACGGTGAAACAAACATGCTGTAAGACCACAGACTCTGTTACAGGCCTAACAGTCTTTGTTGTTGAAAATTGTAAAATTTGCACAATTTTAACTTCCACCAAGATACCactgatatatatattttaaaaagtaatctgatGTGGAATCACAATGCTCAGTACATCAGTATTATTAAAATCCAGCAAATGTTGGCCTTCCGGGGTATATTATGTCACTGTTTCACTCCAGGAACATATGAGAGACAATTATTATCACTGTTTGAACACAGATGTTTAAcaacaaagaaaaataaaaatgaacacTATTGTTTGTTGTGATGTGATGGAAGTTTATCCTTAAGTTTTGACAGAGGAAACACACTAATTAGTCTTGTTGAGAAAGAAGACAAACATTCTTTCAGTTTTCAAAGATATTTcaattattaaatataaattgATATCAGTTGATCAATTGTTGTGTATTGAAACAAATAGACATCTGATTGACTCCTATTCCAATTAGTTTTCCTGGGCCATATTTATAGAAACTGTTGGAACTTCAGATGTCAAACCATAAAAGGACCTTAGTCTTCCTGTCAACCCCTTATTTTATCAGTCAATGAGGTACCCCTACGCTCACTCCCCACGGAAGCTGTTCTTCTGAATCATTTCGTCCAGTGGACGCCCATTAGAGCAACTGTGGCATGCATGTCCATCTGCCTGGCTGTTTAGTTTGTGACAGCTGAGTTCAAGAAGGAATGTGGCTCAGTTAAGCTCAGAGGCAAGGTGAAGGGGTCGAAAGCCAGCAGAGATGCTGTTCCTAAATGTGTGGTCATGCAGTCAGAACCTTGTGCTACTCTTTACATTTGTAATGACCTCCAGTGAGTTAAGTAATGGTGTGTTTATAAAAGTGAATTGATATGACGAGCAGAGTGCATTTTGAACTGTATTGAGTGTAGAACATACTGTACTCAATTTAGCAGTGTGAACAGAGTACTGGATTGTGTGAAGCTTTCTTTCATAACGTCTGTTGATAATTAGTAGGACATATTGTACATTAACACTTTATTGAACACCATTTGAACACATCAAAATAAGCGAGGAGATATTTAAGCCAGGAGGCTATTTCACTGCAAAGATTATGGcacatttttccttttagacTTCATCTCGTTTGAGGGATAATCTTGTCAATAAGATGTTTCCAGTTTTATGAACATGCATTAACACAAACAAATTATGAACttcaataacaaaaaaataaacaaagtcACTTATCAAATAATGTAGATGCTAATTAAATGTTGACTAAGAAAGATAAATAACATTGTAATGGTATAAATGTAATACTTTAAGTACAAAAGGTACAGTTGTATCAACAGTACAAAATTATCAACTAATCTGGTAATTTCTTACATAAGGTTACAAGCTGGTAAGGTGCAATTCTTTTATACCATGCCAAGGGATTTGGGTATCTAAGCACTGTgtcatccattatcccttacatagagTGGCACATATTATGACCACTGCATAGTGTTTCCAAGATAATAAAGCCTACCAAGCCCGATTCAAATTTCCAAGCCAAATGTTTGCATATCAGTACTGAAAATGCCCCTTGATTTTAGCTGAGACACTGTTCTGCTCTTCAGAGGTGGTTATAATAATGTGTATTTCATGTATGTTAGAGAGCCTGTAAATTCAGGCATAAAATGCAAGTTTAAACAAACGAACAAAATATCTGCCACATAATAATATTTCTCCTGTGCATTTCTACACTCAGTATCAAGCTCAGTTGCCCTATGTTACTTATTATTACATCTGCAAATGATGTAGTTGTTTTCACTTGTACTTGAAAACGGTGTACTTGAAAACTTGTAGGGTGAATCCACAAGAAAATGAAATGTTTCGAAAACAATATTTGTGGATGGGCCCTAAACTGAGGGATGCTAATCCCTGTCATTGCTGCTAAGCATCTTGGGATAGGATGTCCCAATAGAGTACCCATATCTGCACACGACCACCTCTAGTAGGTACTCATCCACCTTCACCACCACTTTGGTGACCCTCTCATTGGACATGAGGAAGACCAACGTGTAGAGAGCCACCTCAAATTCAGGACTGACCCCAATGAAGGAGCTGCCCACAGGCTTGACCAGGCCCTTCCAGCTGAACTGCAGGTTCAGGACATGATCGTCCTCATCAGGCTGAGTGAGGAGGAAGCACAAGTAAACACACTGTTCAAAAACATAACAGACTCTAGCAGAGACATTCAGCAAGACATGCTCTCCATGTGTggaacatacatacagtacatcaatGATAGTATAAGTGATCCCAGTTGTCTGACTACTAAGACACATAGCcagtagatacacacacacacacacacacacacacacacacacacacacacacacacacacacacacacacacacacacacacacacacacacactgagcctgCAGAGCGGAACAGCTATATATCATCTAAGATTACAGACACTGCTGCTGCATACCACACCTGGCCCTATGTGTACTTACTGTGTCCTTATTGCCCCTGGCTTTGTAGCCCTTGTAATCAACATGGCCGTGTTTTTCCTGCAAGTAAAACTGGACCCAGTTATGCAGACCCATGATCTCCTTCCCGTGCTTGGTCTCTCCGACAAACACATGCTCAAAACCGCAGGAATCCTGCCTGTGTACAGAGCAAAttaagagagagggtgtgtgtgaaagtgagttTGAAACAACACGCGCTCCTTCAAATTCAGCATTTATGAAGCataaagtatgtctttgtgctTTATACCTCTTCTATTACACATAAGAAAGCTCGAAAAAAGAACATGGAAACAGGTCTATAAGTCGTATGGATATGCTTAATGCCATGTCCTGACTTTAAACTTGCAAAAGTAACGGTACAGTGCAACCTAGTGACAAGTATGTATATAGCAGTTTTATTTCTTAGGACTAATTGCCAGATGGTTTCCTGTTTACTAAAAACTAAGTGTGCTAAGTGTTTACTAAGTTTAGTGCACAATCTGATGTACAATTTAAGAGATAGAATGACTAGTTCTGCCGCTAAGACACCACAGCATTGTGAATTTTCAAACAATGAGGGAGACTATAACAGCAAAGCACTTGCAAACGCAAAGGATCTAAGAGACTATGCAAGGGACCCACCCGCCACTTCTGTCTCGATGGTAGAGGCGAAACCAAATGTCAAACAGCTGTTTCTTGAACTGCACTGCATCTGAAGAAGCTTGTCCCTTCTTGACCAAGTATCTGTGGACAGactgtaaacacaaaacactggAGTCAGTCACTGAGCACGCTATTTGGCTGAATCCATGCAGTGTTACTGGATATAAGAAAAAAGCAAGACACTTGTACCTTCATGACCTCAGTTTGAAGGACAGCATCCAGAAAGAGATGGTTCTCCATCATTTCCTGTGATGTGACAGTCTCTGATACACCAGTGGACATCTCATAGTTGTCGAGGAGATTGATGAAGTCTGTAGCCATTAGTATGTATTTATAACACTGCATTAACATTAAtgcacataaataaatgcatggcTTTAGGACAACAAATTTGTCttttaatgaaaaatatctcCTCGGGCATGAATTTGCTGTACTTACGAGCATAAGTCTCAATGGTCCTCAGCTTGTCCTCATCTACGTATGAGAACAGTGGATCCCTTGCACTGTCCCTGGCCTGGTTACTCCCGTGTGCCACATAGCCTGCTCTTCCCTAAGCACACAACAACAATCACTGAAGTGCCATGTCTTCATTTATAGAGCCCCCTGAGATCAAATGGTAGTCTTAGTTTCAAAGTGATTCATTCAAAACCCATGGGTTGTTGCAGCATCATGTTACAAAAATTAAGGAAATATCTGTTATATATATCTGAACTTTTATCCGACAGATAAAATGCCAAAACACATGACACTGCTTTCGTGCAGGCATAATTTATAATAGTGCAGTCAAGGTGAACTATTCAAATGTTCAATTTTGGATTCTTACATGAGGCTGCAGATATGATTGGACTCATATGCACTATGAAAGGCTGTGGAATATCTATGCAAATTTTACATGATATAACATCTATTCAAACTGTTGAACTTTAAAATCTATTCAAATTGTGGAAAATAAAGGAGAGCATTTATTCTTCCCCCATGAAATTAGCAATTCTACCAATCAATGCCTACCTGTGTTGAGATGGCGTAATCCTTCCCAGGCTTAAGACGGTTAGTATCCAGCTTCCACAGCTCATTCAAGACAGCAGATATCTCTTCATTCACACTTTGACTACATCGGCACATTATAAACACAACAATCAGACCGAGTGAATATTAAGATAACAACAAACAGGAATGTGATTGGATCAACACAAGTGTTGCTGATTATGTAATGGATGTCATCAACAGTATAGGCTATTACTGTAcattattagattagattaaattagattagattcaactttattgtcattgtgcagagtacaagtacaacgACAACaaagtttgtgtctaaccacaAGTGCAAAAATAGTTCAATGTAGAcggtagtatacagttggtttacagaaggtggtttaaagtaatataaattaaatataaatgtgcagtgtattagcagttacctaataagagcagaataaatgtGGCTATGCAATATGaaaaatgtatgaacaacatatacaaatatagtggcagtaccattatagtagtaagaataatatatAAGGTAAACACAAAAAGTAGCTAAACAAATAGATGCAGTAAAATTCTGATAATGAGTGTTgcaacaatttcacaatgatgGCAGAACTAGTGATGGCTATGGCATAGACCCTTTTTGTTCTATATTGCTAAACCATGCACAGATCTTTTATGCTGCTCCCTGTTTTATAACTTTGGTGTCAGACCACAGGCAGAAGGGTTTCAAACTGCAGAGCCATCACCAAGTCTTGTGTTATCAAAATACTGTATCTAGGGAACAGGAAAAATATCTAAGGCTACTCATGACACCATGACTCAACTGCACAGGAAATATATGCAATTTCTACTTCTCCATTAAATGATACATtataaataatcaatggaagaaAACACAACGGATCAACCATGTTGGTAGCGCATCTTAAATGTTTGGGAGAACAATTCccatacataggcctactcagcTTCAATGTGATTCCAAGACAACTAGGCCTAATTCTGTGATAgcgcgtggtgtgtgtgtgtaaacacggGCACAAACTGCGTTTCATGCGTGCTGGCCTATGAACAATCGCCTACAGGTTGTAAAAGACGGATAAGAACACCACATTCACAAATAATACCAGAATACTATCATAAGTTATTTTAACTCAGTAATATCCAAATAAACGACAGAGACCTATAACTTGCAATACCAAACAACCTCTCGGAAATTTTGACTTATTCCATAAAGTCTTAAGAAAACTTCACCAGATTCTCCATACTTCACTTAACATTACTCGTATGTAACGTAACCCAAAACGATAATGTCACAAATGACAAAAAGCAATCTAGAGAAAATCTCACCTATACGCCATTATTACGGTTTAGTTCTCACTTCCTCAAAGACGTAGCCAAGTTTACAGCCGCATAAAATTGATAACAGTTACACGGTTTACAATTATAGAGGAACTGTCCGTCAAAAAACACCCTCTCCCATAATAAACCAATTACTTATTTGTGATTACCCAACGCCCGCCCTGAATTAAACAAACCAGTCTTTCATTGGGTTAGTCACGAAAAGAGGAGGCGGTGCTTCGCCTCCTTTAGAATCTACTGGTTGTAGAGTTATCCATTTCTGAAGGCGTGGCTGAAACAGACTTCAGGAAGACAGAAGTCGTTAGTGCATTGAACGAAGCAAAGATGCTCTCTCAAATTTGTGGCGTGAGTTGTACCTGTGAATGCTAAGAAGAAGTTTTATATCTTGCATCTGATAGTCATCTATAGCTAGTTGTTGCTACAATGTGAAGTGTTTTCCACAAAGCCCGTGTGCTTTAGTAGGCTAACTGTCAAGCCATTggcgttacttagctaacttatctTAGCTAGcatgcttgtctgtctgtcgtAGCAAAACTTAAAAATGAACTGCCCCAAGTTTCTAAACCAGATAGCTTCTGTAAACCAAAGGAAAACATGTATTCACGGATAACTTGCATACTGTAACAAAGTATTAACTAATGGCACGGGATTAGAGCAAATTAAAGACTTGATAGCCAGGCATTGTTGTATGAAATATAGCCTGTTATTCCGCTACAAATTGTGGTGTTTGTGGAAatattttgatgaaaaatggttttttttttttattgatgttttttgttttttgtgttggAACGTGTTTTGATAACGTGATGTCAGAAAGATGTTAGacgtgacatgacatgacatttttGAGAACAACTCTATTGTGGATTAGGTATTAATGTGTATTAGTGCTAGTGACATGTTTTCAATTTTCAGTTCATATGCGGATTCCTTGACAGAATCCGCAACTTGATCTTCAACCTTCTGTGCGGCAAGAGAAAGCCTGCCATTACTCTGAAAGATCCAACCATCAAATACCCCTTGAGATT encodes the following:
- the si:dkey-222f8.3 gene encoding poly(U)-specific endoribonuclease-C-like isoform X1, with product MCRCSQSVNEEISAVLNELWKLDTNRLKPGKDYAISTQGRAGYVAHGSNQARDSARDPLFSYVDEDKLRTIETYAHFINLLDNYEMSTGVSETVTSQEMMENHLFLDAVLQTEVMKSVHRYLVKKGQASSDAVQFKKQLFDIWFRLYHRDRSGGQDSCGFEHVFVGETKHGKEIMGLHNWVQFYLQEKHGHVDYKGYKARGNKDTPDEDDHVLNLQFSWKGLVKPVGSSFIGVSPEFEVALYTLVFLMSNERVTKVVVKVDEYLLEVVVCRYGYSIGTSYPKMLSSNDRD
- the tnnt2c gene encoding troponin T2c, cardiac, with product MSDTEEIVEEYEEEMEAEEEVKEEEEQEEAEEQEQVEEEPEEEPEKEQEEEEEGEQNEEEDSKPKAKMYVPNIAPPKLPDGEKVDFDDLHRKRMEKDFNELQSLIELHFNTRQKEEDDLVSLRSRIERRRADRAEQLRERAERERERQARLAEERARREEEAAKLRADEEAKKKKIISNKGFGSYLQRVEQKRGKKMTEREKKTKVLTERRKPLNIDHLNQDKLAEKARDLWEWLNQLHSEKFDLTEQHKKQKYEVSVLRNRVSDHQRGPKAAKTTRAAKGKTGSWK
- the si:dkey-222f8.3 gene encoding poly(U)-specific endoribonuclease-C-like isoform X2, with translation MAYSQSVNEEISAVLNELWKLDTNRLKPGKDYAISTQGRAGYVAHGSNQARDSARDPLFSYVDEDKLRTIETYAHFINLLDNYEMSTGVSETVTSQEMMENHLFLDAVLQTEVMKSVHRYLVKKGQASSDAVQFKKQLFDIWFRLYHRDRSGGQDSCGFEHVFVGETKHGKEIMGLHNWVQFYLQEKHGHVDYKGYKARGNKDTPDEDDHVLNLQFSWKGLVKPVGSSFIGVSPEFEVALYTLVFLMSNERVTKVVVKVDEYLLEVVVCRYGYSIGTSYPKMLSSNDRD